The following nucleotide sequence is from Achromobacter spanius.
CTTTCTGCTCTGGATGGAAGGCAAGCTGCAAGCGGCGCGCGACCCGGACTTTCGCGTGGGTTTCACCGATTGCCTGCGGGAATTGCGCGCGGCCACCACTGAGTACGTGCGCCAGTTTTCCGCCCATGTCGGCACGCCGCTGCCGCTGCCCGCCGAACAGTTGGCGGTGGGCTTGCTGGCGCTGTCGGACGGCATGCAATTCAGCTATGCCTTCGACCCGCAAGGGGTCAGCCTGGAAATGACCGAGGCCGTGTTGGCGGGCTTTTTCCGCCGCGTGGTGTTTGGCGACGCCATGCCCGAGCGGGCGGCGGACGGGCAGGCGGATCACCCGGACAGCCAGTCAGCGGACAGCCGATCAGGGCGCTGAAAATCGGCTGATGCGCCGCCTTGATTGCGCGGTGCTCCATTTTTTAAGATTGTCATCTTCCCGCTGGCCGTGATAGTAATACCGGCGGCGTGCAGTCGGACTGAGGGGGTTGCGCGCTGGATATTTCAACCCTCGGGCGAAAGGAGCGGCTGCATGACTTCAGAAACCCGACCATCCACCATTAACCGCCCTGTGTTTGTTCCGGCGGCCGTTTTCACGCTGCTGCTGGTCGGGTTCGCGATCCTGGCACCCAAGCAGGCGCAGACCTTGTTCGATGCGGTGCAAGGCTGGATCATGGGCAATGCCAGTTGGTTCTACATCCTGGTCGTTGCAATCATCTTGCTGGCCGTGGTGTTCCTGGCGGTCAGCCGGTATGGCGACATCAAGCTGGGGCCTGATCACAGCGAACCCGACTACCGTAATTTCACCTGGTTCGCGATGCTGTTTTCCGCGGGCATGGGTATCGGCCTGATGTTCTTCGGCGTGGCCGAACCGGTGATGCACTTCATGTCGCCGCCCGTGGGCGAAGGCGGCACCGCCATCGCCGCGCGCGAGGCCATGAAGATCACCTTCTTCCACTGGGGCCTGCATGCCTGGGCCATCTATGCCGTGGTGGCGCTGGTGCTGGCCTTCTTCAGCTATCGGCATGGTTTGCCGCTGACGCTGCGCTCGGCCTTGTATCCGCTGATCGGCAACCGCATTCACGGGCCGATCGGGCACGCGGTCGACATCTTCGCCATTCTTGGCACGGTGTTGGGCGTGGCGACCTCGCTGGGGCTGGGCGTGGCGCAGATCAACAGCGGGCTGAATCACCTGTTCGGCGTGCCGGTAGGGGTGACGACGCAGATCATCCTGATCATCATCACCTGCGGGTTGGCGACGATATCGGTGGCCAGCGGGCTGGACAAGGGCATCCGCATCCTGTCCGAAACC
It contains:
- a CDS encoding TetR/AcrR family transcriptional regulator; this encodes MSKVRLTREQSRDQTRQRLLDAAQSVFLSKGFVAASVEDIAELAGYTRGAFYSNFGSKSELFLQLLRRDHEKVMADMRTIFEEGESRSQMEARVLEYYSTHHRENDCFLLWMEGKLQAARDPDFRVGFTDCLRELRAATTEYVRQFSAHVGTPLPLPAEQLAVGLLALSDGMQFSYAFDPQGVSLEMTEAVLAGFFRRVVFGDAMPERAADGQADHPDSQSADSRSGR